The window AAAGCCTTCAACTTTTGTGCGCCGTTTTTGCCCCATCAAGTTCTCGAACAGGTTCGTCAAGAGGGCTTTGATCGAGTCTTGATTTATCCCTTGTTGGTGGTAGATTCTATCTTCACCAGCGGCATTGCCGTCGAGCAGGTCAATCATGCTCTGGCTGCCTTTGAGGCGGGCAAAACCGATGAACACTGGCTCAAAGGCACCCGCTACATTCCATCTTTCTTCAATGAAGCTGCCTACATCGACCTGCTGGCCGACATGGTCGTGGAAAGAATCCAGCGCGATCTGGCGGTGGCTCATCTACCCTCCCAAACTGGGATTGTTTTGATGAATCACGGATGCCCTCACAAAGCCAAAGGGTTCACGTCTGGCATTGATGAAAGTCAGGCGCTTTACGAGCGCGTGCGAGAGCGGCTAATTTATCGCTATCCTTTGATTTCTATTGGCTGGCTAAACCACGATACTCCCCTCATCGAATGGACCCAGCCTAATGTGACACTCGCTGCGAAAAACCTGATTGACCTAGGGGCAACTTCCCTGGTGTTTATGCCTATTGGGTTTGCGACTGAAAACCATGAGACCCTATTGGATGTAGAGCACATTATGCAAAGCCTGCGCCGCAAGCGTCCCGACGTCACCTACGTCCAAATGCCCTGTGTCAACGATGATCCTCGCTTCTTGAAGATGGTGGCTAATTGGGCTCATCCCCAAATTGCAGCCTTGCTAGAAGAAGACGCACTCGCTGTAGTACCCGCAATGGCGGCTGCGCAGGCACAGGTTTTCAACAGCCACAGCCATAGCCATGACCATCATCATGATCATCACTCTGGTGGTCATCACCATCATCACTGAGACTCGTCCCAGTCTCTGTAGAAAAACAGAAGGGCATGGCAGTGTCGTGCCCTCCTTGGCCCTGACCATACCCTTCCTGTTCAATACATCTCAGGGGGTCTGGATGCTGTCGACGGCTGCTGCGGCCTGTTCTACGACGGCAGAAGGTAAGGGGATATAGCCGAGTTGCTCGCTAAACTGCTGCCCTTCCGACAGGCCCCACTTTAGAACTGCCTTTAGCGCCTCCCCTTTAGCGGCCTCTTCATACTGTTGATAGGCCAAAATCCAACTGTAGGTGACGATGGGGTAGGCCTCGGGGTCAGCTGGGTCGGTCACAAAAACTTTCAGATTCTCAGGCATGGTCACCGCTGCTAGCCCTTTGGCTCCGGCGGCTGGGCTGGGCTCAACAAACTGACCGGCTTGGTTCTCTAGGGCAGCGATGGGGAGCCCTAGCTGGTTGGCATAGCTGTACTCTACATATCCGATCGCGCCTTCTGCCTGCTGAATTTGAGCGCTCACCCCAGCATTGGCTTTGATACCTACACCCGCTGGCCAATTGACATTCAACCCAGTGCCCACTTGGGCATCCCAGTCTGGGCTAATGGCGCTGAGATGAGCTGTCAACACAGCGGTTGTGCCGCTGCCATCAGAGCGATGCACTAAGGTGATGGGCAGATCGGGCAGGGTTACCTCTGGATTAGCAGCCGCTATCTCTGGGGCATTCCATTGGGTCAGCTGCCCTAAAAAGATATTGACCAGGGCCGTGCGGGTGAGCTTTAAGCCGCTTTCAACCCCCGGCAGGTTATAGGCGATCGCAACAGTGCCTGCTGTCATTGGAATCAGCACCACCCCCGGTTCTACCTGGGCGATTTCATCATCAGTCATGGCAACGTCGCTGGCACCAAAGTCCACCGTTTGAGAAATCATCTGCTGAATCCCCGCAGCACTGCCGGTGGGTTGGTAGTTGATCAATAGGTTCGGGTCTACCGTTTGGCGATATTCGCCAAAAATGCGCTCGTACAAGAACAGGGGAAAACTAGCGCCTGTGCCGTTAAGGGTAATGGGGGCCGCCGTTGGAGCCGGATTAGCAGCGGTCTCTGGGGCATCGGAAGAGTCCACTTGCGGGCGTTGGCAGGCCACCGTCAGGGCAATCGCCGCGATCGCAATCAACATCCATTGCAGCCAACGAAATCTGCGCCATGCCATGCTGTTGACCTCGCTTCAGTAAAGAAGTTCTCTAAAGAATGTCCCTCAAAATAATGAGGCTAGAACCCCAGACGCTTCCAATCCCCAGCTACTGTCTGATGAGACCCCACAGAACCTGAGGGTATCGCGGGGGCTGTTTTGCCTAGACTCCTTGCCAAGGGGGTGAGTGAGACCCGATAGGGAGATTACACACCGAAAAACCTACACCTACGACAGATTTTACAGTCTGTCCGGCACAGGTTTTTCGCCTCTTCTGATGAAAGCGGTTTGAGTTCTCTTTGAGCGCTCAAAGAGAGGCGCTTAAGCAGAGCCTCTCTAGTGCAGAGATGCCATCAAGCCCTAAACTGTGACGACCTCTTTGTCAGGCAGCGTAACTTGAGCAAGAAAGTCTCGCAGGGTTTCGCCTTCAATGACTTCTGCTTCCAGTAGCTCCGTGGTAATGCGCTCTAGCAAATCGCGGTTATGGCGCAGAATGTCTAAGGCTCGCTGATGACAGCCTTCCACCAGCCCTTTAACCTCTTTGTCGATCTCTTGGGCCGTTTCGCCACTGACGGCCCGGCGAGGATTGGGCATCATGCCATTTTCTAAAAAGGTATTCTGGTTGCTGCGATCGTAGGCGAGGGGCCCCAACACCTTACTCATGCCGTACGTGGTCACCATCTGTTCGGCCAAATCAGTGGCCCGTTGCAGGTCATTCGCGGCACCGGTGGTGATGCTGCCAAACACAATCTCTTCAGCAGAGCGACCGCCCAGCAGGGTGGCAATTTGCCCTTTAAGCTCCGCTTCATCCCGCAGGAAGCGGTCCTCTGTGGGCAACTGCAGCGTGTAGCCGAGGGCAGCCATGCCTCGGGGCACGATGGAGATTTTGGCCACCTGGTCGCTACCCGGCATCATGGCCCCCACGATCGCATGGCCCACCTCGTGATAAGCCACAATCTTCTTCTCTTTGTCGTTGAGCACACGACTCTTTTTCTCAAGTCCAGCAACGACTCGCTCAATCGCTTCTGAAAAGTCAGACTGCTCTACCGTGGCGTGATTATTTCGCGCCGCCAGCAGTGCCGCCTCATTCACCAGGTTGGCTAAATCCGCACCGGCAAACCCTGGGGTACGGGTTGCGATCGCCTTGAGATCCAGGTTGGGAGACAGTTTGACATCTCTCGCATGAATCTTGAGAATCGCTTCTCGTCCTTTTAGATCAGGCCGGTCTACCAGCACCTGGCGGTCAAAACGGCCCGGCCGCAGCAGTGCCGGATCTAGGGTTTCAGGACGGTTGGTTGCTGCTAGCACAATGACCGTCGTATCCCCAGCATTAAACCCATCCATCTCCGTCAGCAGCTGGTTGAGCGTTTGTTCACGTTCATCGTTGCCACCGTAGAAGCCGCCAGCGCTGCGGGATTTCCCAATGGCATCCAGCTCGTCAATGAACACAATACACGGTGCTTGTTTCTTGGCCTGCTCAAATAAGTCTCGTACCCGTGAAGATCCCACCCCCACAAATAATTCGATAAACTCCGAGCCAGAAATGCTGAAGAAGGGTACCCCTGCTTCCCCGGCTACCGCCTTAGCCAGCAGGGTTTTCCCGGTTCCCGGTGGCCCTACTAAGAGAACCCCTTTGGGAATTTTGGCCCCCAACTGGGTGAAGCGACGCGGGGTTTTGAGAAAATCTACAATCTCGACCAGCTCGGTCTTAGCTTCCTCAACACCGGCCACATCTTGGAAAGTGGTTTTGGTTGCCTCATCCTCAACATATGCCTTGGCTTTGCTCTTGCCTATCGAGAGGGCTCCCTGGGCGCCACCGCCGCCACGGGTTAGGAACAACCGCCAAATGCCGACAAAAATTAGCGGTGGGATCACCCAGCTCAGTAAACTGGTGAACCAGCGATTTTGAGGGGGTGGGACGGCGGCAAACTCCACGCCGTGATCTTCTAAGAGTTGCGGGAGTTGGAGATCGAAAATGGGCGTCGTTGCGTACACCTGTTCGGGTTCGCCGACTTCATTTTTGACCTGGTAGCGAATCTCGTCTTGACCTACCGAAACCCGCACAACCTCATTTTCCTGTATTTGATGAATGAACATGCTGTAAGGTTCGCGGGGGATGGGCGTACCAAACAAGTTCGGGAAGAAGAGATTGATTAGGAGAAAGCCAGTACTGATCAAAAACAAAAGGTTAATGATCTGGCGCGATCTCGGTGGTTGGAGATCTTTTTTCACGGGCATGGATACACTCCTTTAGGACAGATGTTATGAACGGTAGGGAGAGTCTGGAGCCTTTCAAAGCAGTCCCATCGCAGATGAGATCGATCGTACTGCGCTTGAATTGCCATCCTCTGCTTTTTGGGCACGGAAACATTGGAGAATGCTTGCAGGTTACTGCACACGATTTTGTGATCGAGTGCGATACTGCAGTTAAGCTCATCCCGACCTGCACTCTTTGATCTTGCCAATGGGAAAACCCCACGCACGGGGCAGAAACCGTCCATCTTCAGTCGCAAAAGCCGAAGACGTCGGACAACCGCATGTGTCGGTTGCCGCTGGAACATCTGTCAGGGCTCGTTTTAGCGGACGATCGCCCGTAGTCTTAGTTCTTCTCGGCGGTCTGCTCATGGGGCTGACCCCAGATCCGGTGAATGCCTGGCCCCTTGCTTGGATAGCGCTAGTCCCGCTATGGCGAGTGGTGATCGCACCGTCACAGCCTAGATCACAGGGATCAGTTTTTTTGCTCGGGTTCTTATGGAGCGGTCTCTACCATGGCATCGCCCTTTCTTGGATTACAGCCCTGCATCCCCTCACGTGGATGGGTGTTCCTTGGATAGCCAGCGTGGCGATCGCGCTGTTTGCCTGGGCTTTTATCACGGGCTTAGGAAGCGTCACGTTTGGGCTGTGGGCCGTCTTATTCAAACGGGCCAGCGATCGCTGCCGTCTGAATGCCACAGGGCGAATTTTAGTGGGCACGGCGCTCTGGTGTGCCCTTGAGACGATTTTGAGTTGGGGGCCGCTGTATTGGCCGTCTCTGTCTTATACACAAAGTCCGCACAATCTTTGGATTTTGCACCTGGGTCAGATCGCGGGTCCTATGGCAGTGACAGGGGCGATCGTCGCCGTCAATGGTTGTTGGGCAGAGTTCAGCCTGCGGCGCGCCCAGTCAAGTCTGACGATACGCTCGCTGTACTGGCAACCGGCGTTAGCCGGTTTGGCTTTATTCATTGCATTACATGGCATTGGCTGGGGGTTGTATGGCCAACCCTTAGACCGTGATCCTCAAGAGCCCTTACGTATTGGCCTGGTTCAGGGCAATGTGCCGACTCGTATCAAGCTGACGCCAGCGGGTATCCGGCGCGCTGCCTGGGGCTATGCCAACGGGTATCGGACTCTGGTTGAGCAAGGGGCAGAGGCTGTCTTGACCCCAGAAGGTGCGATTCCTGAGATTTGGACTCGTGCTTATCAGGCCCGCAGCCCTATTCGCCAAGCGGTTTTAGAGGAGAATGTAGTGCTGTGGCTAGGGACCTTTCGGCCAGCGGTTCGTAATTCCACTCGGGAGCTGACTCAAAGTTTGATTACGCTGGATGACCGCGGGCAGGTGGTCAGCCAGTACAACAAAGTCAAGCTGGTGCCACTCGGAGAATACATCCCGTTTCAAGCTGTTTTAGGGCGTCTCATTGCACGGTTATCGCCGGTCAGCAGCAGCCTGCTAGCAGGCAGTCCTGATCAGGTATTTGAAACCCCGTTTGGGCGAGCCATTATCGGCATCTGCTATGAATCTGCCTACAGTGAGCTGTTTCGGAAGCAGGCGGCGCAAGGGGGAGCTTGGATCATGACCGCGTCTAATAATGATCCTTACCCGCCTCGCATGATGAGGCAGCACCATGCTCAGGATGTGATGCGAGCGATTGAGAGCGATCGCTGGTCTGTACGGGTCACCAATACTGGAATTTCGGGGGTGGTAACGCCCCACGGCAATACCCTATGGCTCTCTGAGCCCAATCAGTATGTCACCCACCTGACTGAAATTTATCGACGCCAATCGCAGACGCTCTATGTCCGCTGGGGTAACTGGCTGACCTATGCTCTCGGGGTAGGGGCGATCGGGTGGGGGATAACCAGCCTCCGTACGAATACTGAACCAACAGGTTTAGGAAAAAATAAATATTGAGGGACCTTGGCGATGCCGAAACAAGATCGTTATGCTGTTCTTAGCAGTTTCTTTACAGAAACTTTCAGGAATTTGGCTTGGCTTGATGGTTACTTTATTAGGGGTAGCTACCTACCAAGAGATCTCAGTCTCTTGAAAGATGGTTGCCTGGTCGCTGATTTTTGATAATCGGGGTGTCACTTGCAAAACCATTCTTTAAGTAGAAACTTGGGGATATGAACTTAGCCCATACCCTGACGGATGATTATGTTATCTGCTACCAGCTAAAACAAGAGTTGGGCTGTATCAAGCTGAAGCTTTGGGAACCTTCGATATCAGCTCCGAATCAGGATCAGGCTGAACATCCCTACCTTTATGCCGTCAACTTCAGCTTTAAACACCTCAGCGAAGCAGAAGCGTTTCTGCGCGATCACCTGCTGGTGAATGGCGCTTTTGATGTGCCAGAAACTGACTTCCCAAAAGAAGGGCAGGTCGCGATTCTGCCTTTCCCGACTTGGGGCATGGAGCAATAGCCTCGTCTGAACAGAGCTATTGCGGCTTGCATTTGGAGCAAGTACACCCTAGACCCCAAACCCTAGACCCTGCCTTCACCAAAACGTACTGGATTGACCTGAATAGGGCTATATCTCCTCAGTGTGCCTATTCCCTGGGAACCTCTCCAGCGCAAAAGGCGTCTTTTACCCAGGTTGCTGATTACAGACCACACCAGAAACATAGAAACACGGATTTTACATGAGCGTGGCCATTGCGAGTGCTGCTAAGATTGCCGTCACGCCGCAAAACACACCGACAACCTGAAGCTCAGACCATCCCGATAACTCAAAATGATGATGTAGGGGGGCCATGCGAAAGAAACGCCTGCCAACACCATCGGTGCCTTTAGTCGCTTTGTAATAGCTGACTTGAATGATGACGGAAACTGTCTCGGCAAAGAATAGCAGGGTCACAATCAGCAAGCCAAACAAATTTCCGCTTAAAATCCCGGCTGCTGCAAGCGCGCCACCTAGGGCAAGTGAACCCGTATCACCCATGAAAACTTTGGCAGGGTTGCGATTGTAGAGAAGAAAGCCTAGGCAAGCCCCACTCATGGCTGCACAAAACACCATAAGGTCAGGGTGGTTGGGGCTGACCAGCGCCCCGAACCCAATAAGGGCTATGGCACCGGTGCCTGCCATCAATCCGTCTAACCCATCGGTCAAATTAGTGGCGTTGCTTTCTGCCACTAAAACGAACCCTGCCAAGGGCCAGAAAAATATGCCCAGAGGCAGACTGACACCAAAAGGTAGCGCGATAGTGCTGAGATCAACTGGCTGAGTCCCGAGTACCCACAGGCAGAACGCTACAGAAAAAATGATTTGCAACGCTAGCTTTGTCTTAGGAGAAATCCCTCGGTTGGATTTGCGACGAAGCACTTGCCAGTCATCTAACCAGCCAATAGAGCCATAAGCGAGTGTGAGTATCCCTGCGGCGATTACATTGGGAGACAACCCAGAAACGGCAATAGCGATCGCCACGCCCACTGGAATAAAGAAAACCCCGCCCATTGTTGGGGTTCCGGCTTTCTTAAAATGAGCCTGTGGCCCTTCCTCTCGGATAAACTGTCCCGTTTTCAGCGCTCGGAGTATGGGGAGTACGACCAGTCCGGCTGCCGCTGCACCCAACCACGCTAAGGCTAAGGGGAACGTTAGAGACTGTAGCTGCCCTGCTCTACCAGCTACGCTATCTAGCGCGAAACTACTGAGCAGAACCCCCATACTGATCAGCCAAAGTAGCACTTGTCCTGAGAACGCAAATGTCCTCAGAGACCTGTTCGACAAGAATTTGGCATCCACAACTGCGTTGACTCCTCACACACAACCTTTGACCCACACCACGAAGCCTTTAACGAGAGGCGAATGACCTTAAAACGCCTAACTTACTGATTCAAACGACTACACATCGTCGTCGTCTAAATCCATATCGTCATCAAAGTCTTTATCAGAATCCCCCATCAAATCTGAGATTTCCTCGTTATCGGCCTCTTTTGCAAGAGAGGCTACCTCTTCACGAGGTTTCAGTCGCCCGGTGCCTTCTAGCCAAACTAGGATAGAGGGCTCTTGCTGAGTCGGTAAAACATCTGCTGTTTGCCGACGAGGAATCTCGCGTAAGGATGGATTGTACGTCATTGCTACTTAAAATTAAACAAAAATACGAAAGGCTTACGGTTTCTACGCTCTGGGTACCTCAACCTCTCTGCCATCGACATAGCCGCTGATAAGCTGATTGAGTACAGATATGAGTCTACCATCGGAGGAATAGCTTACGATCTGACGAATGTCAATTAGAACCCACGTAAGCTTACAGTCATATCTGATTCTGGGCACAAACTTTGCAAACCTTCATTAATCATTATGTTAGGCAAAACAGAGCTGCTGGAAGCGATCGCTTCCACAAATCGAGGCCTTTTAGCATCTCCAGCTGATCAGCAAGCCATCCAGATTTTAGTAGCTCGTTTAGAAGATCGCACCCCAACTCCCAATCCACTGGCAGCAACAGCACAGCTTGAGGGGGCATGGCGACTGCTATACACCACCAGTCGCGATCTTTTGGGCATTGACCGTATCCCTACTTACAGGCTGGGGCAAATATATCAGTGCATTTATTTGGCTGAACAGCGTATCTATAACATTGCTGAGGTAATTGGGTTGCCTTTTCTGGAGGGGCTGGTTGCAGTCTCAGCTCAGTTTGAGGCTGTTTCTCAAAAACGAGTCACTATTGCATTTAATCGAGGCGTTTTTGGCCTTCAACGGGTGTTGGCCTATAAAACACCTCAATCTTTTATCCAAAAATTGCAGGTAGAGCAAAAACTTCCCGTTTGGCAGGGAATTGATTTTCAGATCAACCGCGATCGCCAATCTGGCTGGCTAGAAGTCACCTATTTAGATGATGACCTACGCATCGGACGTGGCAACCAGGGCAGTATTTTTGTGCTGCGCAAGGTGATGATCTCAACGTCATAGATACAGCATTTCCTTGCCTGGTGAGGTACATCAATTTATCTGAGCACAAGGGCTTCAGGTCATTATTTGTACCTCACTAGCTTCAGAAACGCTGTAAAGAGGGTTATCTTGGTGCTGTTCTCGGGGCACCTCTAAGGGGCTTTGCTGAAAGCTAGAGCGCCGCCGCATCCTCTAAGAGGAGTCTAGATAAAAAAATCATCCCGCGATAGGAACCCAGTTTCTCTCAAGCCCCAACCTCTTTGGTTGGTCTTTGCAGAAACTCAGTTCCTGGGCACATTACTTTTGGTAGCACTCTAAATATTGAGATAGCGAAAGTGATCTCAAAAA is drawn from Leptolyngbya sp. SIO1E4 and contains these coding sequences:
- a CDS encoding ferrochelatase; the protein is MGYGEVESYEDFANYNEQALNLLTAKFAPVPLWLYPPLAKLLAVFDWHEWSHQHDHFISPHNAIFEKQRAGIEENLQATWGDRIKVFKAFNFCAPFLPHQVLEQVRQEGFDRVLIYPLLVVDSIFTSGIAVEQVNHALAAFEAGKTDEHWLKGTRYIPSFFNEAAYIDLLADMVVERIQRDLAVAHLPSQTGIVLMNHGCPHKAKGFTSGIDESQALYERVRERLIYRYPLISIGWLNHDTPLIEWTQPNVTLAAKNLIDLGATSLVFMPIGFATENHETLLDVEHIMQSLRRKRPDVTYVQMPCVNDDPRFLKMVANWAHPQIAALLEEDALAVVPAMAAAQAQVFNSHSHSHDHHHDHHSGGHHHHH
- the ftsH4 gene encoding ATP-dependent zinc metalloprotease FtsH4 yields the protein MPVKKDLQPPRSRQIINLLFLISTGFLLINLFFPNLFGTPIPREPYSMFIHQIQENEVVRVSVGQDEIRYQVKNEVGEPEQVYATTPIFDLQLPQLLEDHGVEFAAVPPPQNRWFTSLLSWVIPPLIFVGIWRLFLTRGGGGAQGALSIGKSKAKAYVEDEATKTTFQDVAGVEEAKTELVEIVDFLKTPRRFTQLGAKIPKGVLLVGPPGTGKTLLAKAVAGEAGVPFFSISGSEFIELFVGVGSSRVRDLFEQAKKQAPCIVFIDELDAIGKSRSAGGFYGGNDEREQTLNQLLTEMDGFNAGDTTVIVLAATNRPETLDPALLRPGRFDRQVLVDRPDLKGREAILKIHARDVKLSPNLDLKAIATRTPGFAGADLANLVNEAALLAARNNHATVEQSDFSEAIERVVAGLEKKSRVLNDKEKKIVAYHEVGHAIVGAMMPGSDQVAKISIVPRGMAALGYTLQLPTEDRFLRDEAELKGQIATLLGGRSAEEIVFGSITTGAANDLQRATDLAEQMVTTYGMSKVLGPLAYDRSNQNTFLENGMMPNPRRAVSGETAQEIDKEVKGLVEGCHQRALDILRHNRDLLERITTELLEAEVIEGETLRDFLAQVTLPDKEVVTV
- a CDS encoding DUF3134 domain-containing protein, whose amino-acid sequence is MTYNPSLREIPRRQTADVLPTQQEPSILVWLEGTGRLKPREEVASLAKEADNEEISDLMGDSDKDFDDDMDLDDDDV
- a CDS encoding phospho-N-acetylmuramoyl-pentapeptide-transferase; amino-acid sequence: MDAKFLSNRSLRTFAFSGQVLLWLISMGVLLSSFALDSVAGRAGQLQSLTFPLALAWLGAAAAGLVVLPILRALKTGQFIREEGPQAHFKKAGTPTMGGVFFIPVGVAIAIAVSGLSPNVIAAGILTLAYGSIGWLDDWQVLRRKSNRGISPKTKLALQIIFSVAFCLWVLGTQPVDLSTIALPFGVSLPLGIFFWPLAGFVLVAESNATNLTDGLDGLMAGTGAIALIGFGALVSPNHPDLMVFCAAMSGACLGFLLYNRNPAKVFMGDTGSLALGGALAAAGILSGNLFGLLIVTLLFFAETVSVIIQVSYYKATKGTDGVGRRFFRMAPLHHHFELSGWSELQVVGVFCGVTAILAALAMATLM
- the lnt gene encoding apolipoprotein N-acyltransferase encodes the protein MGKPHARGRNRPSSVAKAEDVGQPHVSVAAGTSVRARFSGRSPVVLVLLGGLLMGLTPDPVNAWPLAWIALVPLWRVVIAPSQPRSQGSVFLLGFLWSGLYHGIALSWITALHPLTWMGVPWIASVAIALFAWAFITGLGSVTFGLWAVLFKRASDRCRLNATGRILVGTALWCALETILSWGPLYWPSLSYTQSPHNLWILHLGQIAGPMAVTGAIVAVNGCWAEFSLRRAQSSLTIRSLYWQPALAGLALFIALHGIGWGLYGQPLDRDPQEPLRIGLVQGNVPTRIKLTPAGIRRAAWGYANGYRTLVEQGAEAVLTPEGAIPEIWTRAYQARSPIRQAVLEENVVLWLGTFRPAVRNSTRELTQSLITLDDRGQVVSQYNKVKLVPLGEYIPFQAVLGRLIARLSPVSSSLLAGSPDQVFETPFGRAIIGICYESAYSELFRKQAAQGGAWIMTASNNDPYPPRMMRQHHAQDVMRAIESDRWSVRVTNTGISGVVTPHGNTLWLSEPNQYVTHLTEIYRRQSQTLYVRWGNWLTYALGVGAIGWGITSLRTNTEPTGLGKNKY
- a CDS encoding PAP/fibrillin family protein codes for the protein MLGKTELLEAIASTNRGLLASPADQQAIQILVARLEDRTPTPNPLAATAQLEGAWRLLYTTSRDLLGIDRIPTYRLGQIYQCIYLAEQRIYNIAEVIGLPFLEGLVAVSAQFEAVSQKRVTIAFNRGVFGLQRVLAYKTPQSFIQKLQVEQKLPVWQGIDFQINRDRQSGWLEVTYLDDDLRIGRGNQGSIFVLRKVMISTS
- the pstS gene encoding phosphate ABC transporter substrate-binding protein PstS, producing the protein MLIAIAAIALTVACQRPQVDSSDAPETAANPAPTAAPITLNGTGASFPLFLYERIFGEYRQTVDPNLLINYQPTGSAAGIQQMISQTVDFGASDVAMTDDEIAQVEPGVVLIPMTAGTVAIAYNLPGVESGLKLTRTALVNIFLGQLTQWNAPEIAAANPEVTLPDLPITLVHRSDGSGTTAVLTAHLSAISPDWDAQVGTGLNVNWPAGVGIKANAGVSAQIQQAEGAIGYVEYSYANQLGLPIAALENQAGQFVEPSPAAGAKGLAAVTMPENLKVFVTDPADPEAYPIVTYSWILAYQQYEEAAKGEALKAVLKWGLSEGQQFSEQLGYIPLPSAVVEQAAAAVDSIQTP